One Coffea arabica cultivar ET-39 chromosome 5e, Coffea Arabica ET-39 HiFi, whole genome shotgun sequence DNA segment encodes these proteins:
- the LOC113722693 gene encoding uncharacterized protein, with the protein MNVGYNNLSGEIPSWFGNLQELRFLLLNNNTFSGAIPLSLGNISNLEKLNLGYNLLEGNIPKGIGNLSNLRTLTLRGNQLTGSIPSGIFNISLEEIDFAENSLSGSLPLDICNHQLKQIKGLNLSVNQLQGSIPSKLYNCRDLEHLSLSYNQFNGQIPRTLGYLVKLKDLSLGGNIFTGGIPMEIGNLSSMQILNLQSCFLTGRIPWPVFNISSLRVMDLSNNSLTGSLPLDKFYNLPALKELHLSTNQLIGSIPSFIWECKTLETLDLSKNNFTGGISKRVGNLTSLQNLLLDHNMLTGELPSEIGNPKLETLYLGSNNLAGRVHPEVFNMSSLIRMSLDENNFNGSLPFSMWTTLPNLQVLNLDNNKFTGMISSSIANASKLTFLSLNFNSFTGPLPTTLGKLRFLKRLFVGANNFTRESSTPELKFISSLTNCRELETMELSLNQFNGFLPTSIGNFSKTVTMFNAFGSHIKGTIPSEIGNISSLESINMDSNEFTGSIPSTIGKLARLDRIYLEHNGLQGSIPAELCQLKMLGDLYLNENMLTGPIPDCLGELKSLRRVFLHLNNLTSTIPLSFWNLNDLLSLNLSSNSLSGDIPSQIQNLKVIRELDLSWNQLSGDILSSFSSAQSLVFLSLAHNTFRGRIPQSMGNLISMAYLDLSHNDFSGTIPQSMVKLGDLNYFNVSFNKLEGEVPTDGPFANFTAQSFVQNYALCGLARLNLPPCRTNSPSHSWSRNILKYILPPIVFAILIVAIITFLLAIKRRSREISSEISPGEGSLLQQFYWRRLSYEELLEATDSFSTNYLLGTGSFGSVYKGTLLDGSEVAIKVFHLQSREVTKNFDAECEVLASIRHRNLIRIHSCCVNRDFRAVVLEYMPNGSLEKWLHSENYFLDMLQRYKIMIDVGLALEYLHFNHAPAVVHCDLKPGNILLDEDMVAHVCDFGISKIFGNGETMVQTKTLATVGYMAPEYGEKGIVSTSGDVYSFGIILLETFTGKKPTDDSFGEELNLKQWVSKSVEANSVIEVVDRNLIHEEDQNFCLMEQCLLSILHVGLLCLSDSPHKRINMRNVVTRLENIEVPLVKKL; encoded by the exons ATGAATGTTGGATACAACAATTTGTCTGGAGAAATCCCTTCATGGTTTGGAAACTTGCAAGAACTTCGATTTCTTCTTCTCAACAACAACACCTTCTCAGGTGCGATCCCGCTTTCTTTAGGGAATATCTCAAATCTGGAGAAACTGAATCTGGGGTACAATTTATTGGAAGGAAATATTCCAAAAGGGATTGGAAATCTTTCCAACTTGAGGACATTAACTTTAAGAGGTAACCAGCTTACCGGGTCCATACCATCTGGCATCTTCAATATATCCTTGGAAGAAATCGACTTTGCAGAGAATAGCTTATCTGGTAGTCTCCCATTAGATATCTGCAACCATCAGTTGAAACAGATCAAAGGACTGAACCTTTCAGTCAATCAGCTTCAAGGTTCAATTCCATCTAAGTTATATAATTGCAGAGACCTTGAGCATTTGTCACTGTCCTACAATCAGTTCAATGGTCAGATTCCAAGAACACTTGGATACTTGGTCAAGCTCAAGGATTTATCTCTTGGGGGAAACATTTTTACAG GCGGAATTCCAATGGAAATTGGAAATCTTAGCAGCATGCAGATACTAAACCTGCAGAGTTGCTTTCTGACAGGGAGAATTCCATGGCCTGTCTTCAATATATCCTCTTTGAGAGTAATGGATTTGTCTAACAACAGCCTCACAGGAAGCTTACCGTTAGACAAGTTTTACAACCTTCCAGCACTCAAAGAGCTACATCTTTCAACCAATCAGCTGATTGGCTCGATTCCCTCGTTCATATGGGAATGCAAGACCCTTGAAACTTTAGATTTATCAAAAAACAACTTCACGGGTGGCATATCAAAGAGGGTTGGGAACCTAACATCGCTCCAAAACCTTCTTCTAGATCATAACATGCTGACAG GTGAATTACCAAGTGAGATTGGTAACCCCAAACTGGAAACGCTTTATCTTGGAAGTAATAACCTAGCAGGCCGTGTTCACCCAGAGGTATTCAATATGTCATCACTAATTAGGATGAGCTTGGATGAGAACAACTTCAATGGCTCTCTCCCTTTTAGCATGTGGACTACACTTCCTAATCTTCAAGTGCTTAATCTAGACAACAACAAATTCACGGGGATGATCTCAAGCTCTATAGCCAATGCATCTAAGCTCACCTTCCTTTCCTTAAACTTTAACTCTTTTACTGGCCCTTTACCAACTACCCTTGGTAAATTAAGATTCCTCAAAAGACTTTTTGTCGGAGCAAACAATTTCACCAGAGAATCGTCAACCCCAGAACTAAAGTTCATCTCTTCTTTGACAAATTGCAGAGAGTTGGAGACAATGGAACTATCACTGAATCAATTCAATGGTTTCCTTCCAACTTCGATTgggaatttctcaaaaactgtTACTATGTTCAATGCCTTTGGAAGCCATATTAAGGGCACCATTCCAAGTGAAATTGGAAACATAAGCAGCTTGGAATCCATAAACATGGATAGCAACGAATTCACAGGATCCATCCCCTCCACAATTGGAAAACTAGCTCGTTTGGATCGTATATATCTAGAACACAATGGGCTTCAAGGTTCCATCCCAGCTGAGCTTTGCCAACTGAAAATGCTTGGTGACTTGTATCTGAATGAAAACATGCTCACTGGTCCAATACCAGATTGCTTAGGGGAACTCAAATCCTTGAGAAGAGTCTTCTTGCACCTCAACAATTTGACATCTACAATTCCATTGAGTTTTTGGAACCTTAACGATCTCTTAAGTCTGAACCTGTCTTCGAACTCTTTAAGTGGTGATATTCCCTCGCAGATTCAGAATCTTAAGGTCATAAGAGAATTAGACTTATCATGGAATCAATTATCAGGTGATATTCTAAGTTCATTCAGCAGTGCTCAATCACTTGTTTTTTTGTCCTTAGCACACAATACTTTTCGAGGGCGCATTCCTCAATCTATGGGAAATTTGATAAGCATGGCGTATTTGGATTTGTCTCACAATGATTTTTCTGGAACAATTCCGCAGTCCATGGTGAAGCTTGGAGACCTAAATTACTTCAATGTGTCTTTCAATAAACTGGAAGGGGAAGTTCCAACAGATGGACCATTTGCCAACTTTACTGCTCAATCCTTTGTGCAAAATTATGCATTATGTGGCTTAGCTAGGTTAAATTTGCCACCTTGCAGAACAAATTCCCCTTCCCATTCATGGTCAAGAAACATTTTGAAGTACATTCTACCTCCAATCGTGTTTGCTATCCTAATTGTTGCAATCATCACATTTTTGTTGGCAATAAAAAGACGAAGCAGGGAAATATCAAGTGAGATATCACCGGGTGAAGGATCATTACTTCAACAGTTTTATTGGCGAAGGCTTTCCTACGAAGAGCTACTAGAAGCGACAGATTCCTTCAGCACGAACTATCTACTTGGAACTGGAAGTTTTGGTTCTGTATATAAAGGGACACTCCTCGATGGATCCGAAGTCGCAATAAAAGTTTTCCATCTGCAATCTAGGGAAGTAACCAAGAACTTTGACGCAGAATGTGAAGTATTGGCCAGCATCCGTCACCGAAACTTGATAAGAATCCACAGTTGCTGTGTTAATCGTGATTTTAGAGCCGTGGTACTGGAGTATATGCCAAATGGGAGCCTTGAAAAATGGTTGCATtctgaaaattatttcttggaCATGCTACAAAGGTATAAAATCATGATTGATGTAGGGTTGGCTTTAGAATACCTTCACTTCAATCACGCACCAGCTGTTGTTCATTGTGATCTGAAGCCTGGCAACATCCTGCTAGATGAAGATATGGTTGCACACGTCTGTGATTTTGGTATCTCCAAAATCTTTGGCAATGGGGAAACTATGGTTCAAACCAAAACTTTAGCCACAGTTGGTTATATGGCACCAG AATATGGAGAGAAAGGAATAGTGTCTACAAGTGGTGATGTCTACAGTTTTGGCATAATTTTGCTGGAAACATTCACAGGGAAAAAGCCAACTGATGATAGCTTTGGTGAAGAATTGAACTTGAAGCAATGGGTTAGCAAATCTGTTGAGGCAAACTCAGTAATAGAAGTTGTTGACAGAAACTTAATTCACGAAGAAGATCAGAACTTCTGCCTGATGGAGCAGTGTTTGTTGTCTATTCTTCATGTTGGGCTACTCTGTCTAAGCGATTCACCTCACAAGAGAATCAACATGAGGAACGTTGTGACCAGACTAGAAAATATTGAAGTCCCACTAGTTAAAAAATTATAG